Part of the Arthrobacter gengyunqii genome is shown below.
TGAAGCGAAGTAGGTGATGGCCCGTTCCAGGAACCCCGCGCAGGTGTTTCCTTTCTCGTCGGGCAGGATCTCGCTGTAGGCCAGCCGGGAGTGATCATCGATCACGGAGTGGACGTAGTCGTAGCCGACTTTGATCTGCTTGCGCGCGTTCGTGGAACCCATCTGCCGCCCGTGGGCCTTCCAGCCGCCGCCGTCGGGGATCTTGCCGAGCTTTTTGACGTCCATGTGCACCAGCTCGCCGGGCCGTTCGCGCTCGTACCGCACCGCAGTGGCCTTCGATGAGCGGATCACCTCTCCGGTGATCGGGTCGCAGTCACGCAGGAAGGCCGTGCCATGGCGGCGAAGGATCCGGGATACCGTTCGCGCCGGGACGCCCAGCATCGGTCCGAGCACGTCGGGCCCGGCGCGATGCTCAGCGCGCGCGGAGAGGACCTTCTGCTCAGTGTCGGTGCTGGTGCGCGTTGGCATCGTGTGCGGCCGGGAGGATCGTGTGGCCAGCCCTGCTTCGCCTTCAGCGTCGTAGCGGTCGATCCAGGTCTTCACGCACTTGCGTGAGACACCCATAGCGGCCGCGATATGGGCCTGTTTCCAGCCAGACTGGTGGCGATGGACGATCAGCAGCCGGCCATAAACGGTCAAACGGGCATTACTGTGGGACACGAGAACCTCCGGGTTGGAGTGGGCCTTTGACAAGCCACATCCCATCCGGAGGTTCTCCTTCGTTCAACCAGACACGCCGTTACCAACGTCCTGGCCGGGTACAGCTAGGGAGTTGCTGGGGATCCAGTGGTCACCCGTCCACAAAATGCCGTTCCCTCCTGAGCCGTCCGCGAACGTTCCCTGCAGACTCAGCGGGGTCGAAGCCTGAGAGGGATGCGAACGATGAGAAAGCGGAGGATCCGTACCGTGTAGTCAAGCCTGCGGGGACAACCGCTCAGCAGGGACAGGGGCGTGTCGGAGGCCCTCGCTAAACTTAACCTCGAAAAGTCTGACCGTTACTCTACTAGGGGAAATCCTATGCCCAAGTGGCTCTTCGTCACGCTGCTAATTGCAGTCCCAATACTACTCACGCCGGTGATGGGCGGCTTCGGCTTCCTTTTCGGCCTGGTGATGGTGCCGATCGCAAATGCAGTCATCTGGAACGTGCGAAAGAACCGGTACTTTGAGTCGGAGCAGTTCCAGTCCTTACGTACGAAGGTCACATCTGTTGTTGCCGAACACAACGACGTGGTCAATTACGTGGCAGAGATTCGAGATGAGGGTGCATTCGAGCTGGGGGCTTCTTCCACCGGACGATACGCACATCTGGCGAACTTCGAAAACACTTCTGCATGGAACAACCGTCGCGACCGCAACGTCGCAGAATATGCGCCGCACGTCCACAACGCTTCACTGCAAGTCGTGCGCAACGCGAGCGTGGAGCCGATCAAGTACCTCATGAAGTACTTCGAGATCAGAGCGGACCAGGGAACGCTAGCCGACGTCCAGCGTGTCGCTCAGGACGTCTCCAAACTCGAAGAGGCGGTGGACAACGTACGGAAGCGGGAGGCTGAAATCGTTGCAATGATCAATCCGCCTGCATTCATTCTCAAGCGTTACTCCGAGGAGTTCTGGAGCCTGGTAGGCGTTCACCTTTCGCCTATTACGGTGCCCTACCCTCAATACAAGTTTCAGTACACCTCAGCGGGCGGCAATACCGGTCAGACGGTTGATATTAAGTTGGACACTCCCACGCTCGATGCCCTGTCCGAGACCCTCGTCGAAAAGATTCGATGGGCAAAGTCTGCGGCCGGTCAGCGTGCCCTTATGACAGCGCGCTTGCGGGGCTGGATTAAGGATCGAGATCGCCACACTTGCGTGCAGTGCGGGGTTTCGGTTTCAGCTGAGCCGCACCTGTTGCTCGAGGTCGATCACATCATTCCTGTGTCCAGGGGAGGCCTCAGCGAGCCGGACAACCTCCAAACATTGTGCTGGCGGTGCAATCGCACCAAGGGCGCGAAGATGCCTGCCTAGCCCCCTCTAGACGTCGACGGTGTCTCCCCACACGAGCACGGATCAGCTCCACAAATAGATGTGGTTCAGCACCGACGGCGGAGCGGACCCGGAGGCCTCGGTTCCCTTGGTTTCCAGGGGAACCGGGGCCTCCTCGAACTGCGGTGAGGGTGGGATTCTAGGGTGCGCTGCGCGAACCGGTTAGTAATTGACCGATTCTGCGGCCGGCTATGGGTCGTGTTCTTTTCGAAGGACTGTGCGTTGGAAATCGGTGAAGAAAACCCGATTATTAGGGCATTCGCGATCCTGGTGGTCATGTCTGTCTTGGCGCCGTTGAAGAAGGTCCTGCCGTTCGGCGAAAAGAAGGAGCGGCATGAGCCCGGTGACCCTCGCGCCGCACTCGCCGGCCACCGGGCGAAACCGGACACCGACGCAGGATAGGGAGTTCGAGGCGGAAGGCCTCTAGGCCGAGGTTGACCCGCGGCGGGCCTTCAGCGGAATGAAGACCGCGTAGAACGCACCCCAGCAGATCCAGAACACGGTCGAGATGCGCCGTTCGGACATTCCAGGGAACCAGCGACGGCCCAGGGCGGCAATCCCGGAGACTGCCACTGTCACCAGAAGGAACCGGATCATTCGGCCGGGCACACTCCAGGCAAGAAACGTTCCGAGCGAGGTCCGCTGCAGCCCGGCTGCCCGCGCATAGAGCTTGTACGGGACTCCGCGGGTGGGTCCCCGCAGCAAAGAAGCGGCCCCGGACTCGGCGATCTCCTGCTCCACCTCGCTGATCATGGCATCCGTGACCGCAGGAACTTTCACCAATGCCTTACGCGAAGTGTTTGACGCTACCTTGCGGCCCCACCAGTAGGTCAGTGCCCCTCCGGCTATTGCGCCGCCGAGGGCTGAGACGGTGGTGCCTAGCGCGCGTTTCGGTCGGCGCAGCCCCACCCAAGACGTCCACACATCGGGGACCACAAAGAAGAACGTCGCTTCTGCGAAGCCCCAGACGCCGGCGATTCCGTGGTCCTGCAGGGCGGACCTGTTGGCTGATTTGCGTCGAGCGCTCATGTTCACACTGTAATGAATAGTGAATTCGAACCACGGGATTGATTGCGCGTTGCTGCCGGTTCCGCCGCCTGGCCCGCACTAGCCTATGAGCTACGCATAGGGCCAAATGAATGGAAACTCCACGTGAGCCAAGGAACGGACAGGCGGAAAATTCCGCAGCGAAGCAGCCGGTGGGCGGCAAAATCTGCAGATATTCTTGCGGCCGCGAAACTCACCCCCAATCAGATCTCGGTCGGTTCAGTGGTGTTCGCCGCAGCGGGCGCCGCTGCGCTTATCTGGTCGGCGCATGTTGACGACGCCATAATTCGTGCTGTCCTTCTGGCCGCGGCTGCTGCCTGCATACCGCTGCGTTTGTTGTTGAACATGCTCGACGGAATGCTGGCCGTGGAAAAGGGTATGAGCTCACCGGTGGGCGATATCTACAATGAACTGCCTGATCGGATCTCCGATGTGCTGTTCCTAGGGGCAGCAGGCATCGCCACTGCCGGGCTGGTGACCGCCGACCGAGTTGATTTCGGGGTGACGCTGGGATTCGTTGCGGCGATACTCGCCGTACTCACCGCCTACATCCGCTGCCTCGGAGCAGCCCTCGGCACGGGAAACTTCTTCGACGGTCCCTTGGCCAAACCGCAACGCATGTGGTTGCTGATGGTCGGCGTCTTGGTGGGCATCGCCGAACCCTGGCTTCCCTGGTCGGAAGGGTGGGTCCTGTTCGGCACTCTGGCGCTCATCGCTTTAGGCTCCCTGCTCACCTGTGCTCGCCGATTGCGCCGTGTCAGCGCTGCGCTGCGCGCCCGCGGCACGGCCCTGCCATCATGAACGTCGGCAGAGCCTCCCGGCGCAGCCTCGCGAAACTTATCAGTGCCTTCGCCGGTGCGCGCGTGGTGACTGCAGCCGGAGAATCCGAACTGGATCTACCCGAGCAGGCCATCTATTACGCGAACCATTCGAGCCATCTGGACTTCCTCACCATTTGGGCCGCACTGCCGGCAGGGCTTCAGCAACGCGCCCGCCCGGTGGCTGCCAAGGACTACTGGGGCTCCGGGGTGCGTAAGGCTTTCGCCGAACAGATCTTCAATGCCTATTTGGTCGAACGCCACGGCTCCAGCAGCCATCGGCAGCGCACGTCGGACTCGGGGGTCAGCCCCAAGGGCCAGGTGGAGGGCATGGCTGAGGTGCTGGCCGCGGGGGATTCGCTGATTATCTTCCCTGAAGGCACTCGCGGCGACGGCGAAACGATCGCCCAGTTTCACGGCGGACTATACAAACTGGCTCGTCTCCACCCGGAGGTACCGGTGGTCCCCGTGACGCTCGCCAACCTCGGAAGGATCCTCCCCAAAGGAGAGAGGATCCCTGTGCCGCACCTGTCGACTGTCATCTTCTGCGAGCCCCTCCATCTGGCTCCCGATGAGGACAAGTCGACGTTCCTGGCCCGCGCCCGGCAGGTTCTCGTGGAAGGCCTGGCTAAGCATCAAGGCCCGCAATCTGCAGATACGGCCAGACAGGACGACGGCGGCTCGGCCCCTCGTAGCCATCCCGGGCAGGACAACCTGTGAGCGACTGGGAACTGGGTTTGTTGGACTCGTCGTCCCTGAAACTCCTTGGCGGCGTCGTCGTTGTTCTAGTTGTAGCCACCGTGATCGCATGGCTTCTGGGCCGCCGATTGGGCCCCATGAGCACCATTGTGAACCTGAAGCAGCGCATCAACGCCTGGTGGTTGATGGTCGCACTGATAGGCGCTGTCTTGGCAGCCGGCGAGACGGTGACGATTGTGCTGTTTCTGCTGCTGTCACTTCTGGCACTGCGCGAGTTCATCACCATTTCTCCGACCGGCCGTGGAGATCACAAAGTGCTTGTGTGGCTGGTGTTCATCATTCCGGCGGTGCACTACTGGTTCCTGTGGGAGCACTGGTATGGCATGTTCAGTGTGTTCATCCCGGTGTACGCCTTCCTCTTCCTGCCGACGCGCAATGCACTCGCCGGGCAGACCGCCGGGTTCCTGCAGCGAACCGCGGCTATTCAGTGGGCGCTGATGGTATGCGTCTATGCCTTGAGCTACGCCCCGGCGCTCCTGCAGCTTCCGTTAGCCATGGAGGCAGGCCGGGATGCGGCCGAAGGTTCGGCGCCCGGGACCGGTGGGGCTACCGGCGCGCATCTGCTGCTGTTCCTGCTGATCGTGGTGCAGGGCTCCGATGTGCTGCAGTATGTGTGGGGCAAAACGCTCGGAAGGCACCCGATCGCGCCGAGCGTGAGTCCCAACAAGACGTGGGAAGGTTTCATCGGGGGAGTGCTTTCGGCCACCGCGCTGGGGGCTGCCCTATGGTGGATCACACCGTTCAACCCGTTGATGGCCGCGCTCCTGGCCCTCATCTCCTGTGTGATGGGTTTCGCCGGAGGGCTGGTGATGTCCGCCATCAAGCGTGACCGCGGCATCAAGGACTTCGGCTCCACCATCCCCGGTCACGGCGGCATCATGGACCGCCTCGACTCGCTCTGCTTCGCGGCACCGGTCTTCTTCCACGCCGTGCGGTTCTTCTACACCTGACGGTGGGAGGCCCGGGGCGTTCAGATGCACCCTGAAAATGCAGAAAACCCCCGGTTTCCCGGGGGTTTTCATCTGGCGGTGACGGTGGGATTTGAACCCACGTTGGCTTTCACCAAACAACATTTCGAGTGTTGCACCTTCGGCCGCTCGGACACGTCACCATCGCGTCAACATTACCGGGTCGGAGGCCAATGCCCCAAAACGGCCGGGTTCGCAGTCCGGGCGGTCACCGAAACTAGAGGTCGACGACGTCGTTCTTGCCGATGTTGGGGGTGTCACCGGTGACGGCGCTCTTGGCAATCTTGAACATGGTGGCCACCCGGGGTTCGTCCGTGGCCCAGTATTCAGCGGTGTCAGTATCCACCTTGATCAGTGCAATCGACGGGTCCTCGCGCCCCTCGTCGAACCACGCGGCAACCGGAGACTTCCACAGCTCCTCGATCTTGCCCTCGTCCTTGGTGATGGTGGCCTTGCCGCTGATGGACAGGTAGCCCTTGGAATCATGCACCGAAACATTCACGTTCGGGTTGGCCCGGATCTCGTCCGCCTTGGGGGAGGGATCCTGGGTGAAGAACCACAGGTTGCCGTCGGAATCCGTTTCCTGCAACTGAAGCGGCCGACTGACCAACTTCCCGCTCAGGTCCTCGGTGGTCAGCTGTGCAATATCGGCGTGCTCGAGAATCTTGACGACTGTATCCAGTCCGTCCTGGTCTGAACTCATAACTGAACTCCTTGGGATATCGGGTTCTGAGTTAGTAAGCCTACGTATGAATCCCGCAGCTGTCAGCCTGATCGCCGAGAGCCGAAAAAGTCAGTGAGCAACTTGGCGCACTCCGCCTCGCGGACCTCCGGGAAGACCTCCACCCAATGATTCAGCCGGCGTTCGCGGAGAATATCGAACACTGACCCGGCAGCCCCGGCCTTCTCATCCCAGGCGCCGAACACCACCTTCGGGATACGCGCCAGGACAATCGCCCCGGCACACATCGCGCACGGCTCCAGGGTGACCACCAGGGTGCACCCCTCCAACCGCCATTCCCCGACGGCGGCAGCCGCCTCGCGGATAGCCACCACTTCCGCGTGGGCGGTCGGGTCGCCCGTGGCCTCGCGTTCATTGCGGCCGGTGCCGATCACGGTTCCGTCAGGACCGACGACGACGGCGCCGATCGGCACGTCCTGCGTCGCCAGGGCGCCGCGCGCCTCCGTCAGGGCAAGATCCATCCAGGACTCGTGCTGTTCGGTGGGTGGCATCATGGTCCTATCTTCCCGCAGTTGCGGCCGGGCCCGGGAAGAGGGATGGGTGCCTGCACCGCAGGGGAGACTCGGGCTGCGAGTGGTATTTTTGAAGCATGCGCGTACTTGTAGTGGATCACCCCCTAGTTGCCCACAAACTCACCGTTCTCCGCGACAAGGACACCCCTTCACCGGTGTTCCGTCAGCTCACGGAAGAACTCGTCACCCTCCTGGCCTACGAAGCCACCCGCAACGTCCGCGTTGAGCCCGTTCAGATCGAGACGCCGGTCACTTCCGCCGTCGGCACCGGACTGGTTAAGCCGACTCCGCTGGTGGTGCCCATCCTGCGGGCAGGCCTCGGAATGCTGGAAGGCATGACCCGCCTGGTTCCCACGGCTGAGGTCGGCTTCCTGGGCATGGCCCGCAATGAGGAAACCCTCGAAGCGATCACGTACGCGGAGCGGCTCCCGGATGACCTCACCGGCCGTCAGGTATTCGTCCTGGACCCCATGCTGGCCACCGGCGGGACCCTGCGTGAGGCCATCAAGTTCCTGTTCAAGCGCGGAGCAGCAGACATCACGTGCATCTGCCTGCTGGCTGCCCCTGAAGGGCTTGAAGTGCTGAAGAAGGAACTGACCGACGCTAACGTGACCATCGTGCTGGCCTCGATCGATGAGCGGTTGGATGAAAAGTCCTACATCGTGCCGGGTCTGGGCGATGCCGGGGACCGGTTATACGGCGTCGTAGACTAACAACCCGTTCGGCGGACGCCGAAACCCTGCCGGCAGAAGTGTCCACTATGCGGACATCCGCTGGAATGCTTGACTCGCACCCGTTTATAACCTCGCTTATGAACGGGTGCGTTTATTTTGCCCAAAAAGAGCGCCTAACCAGCCACACAGCCGCAGTCCGGCACCGGCAGCGCGACGCGTATCACTTCTTCCCGCGCGCCGATTCCGTGAAGTGGGTCACATTTAGTCCCAAACCGTCCATATAGTGAGACAAGTGCCGCATTGTTACTTGCGCTACACCCTTTGTTACATGCAATAATCCGTAATGTGAACATCCACACGGCAGCACCTGTCGCAGTCCTTCTCAACGGTTCCGCCGTTGAGAAGCCGTGCTGTTGTCGAATGCACGCCTGACTGACCCACCCCCCTCTTTCAGGCACCACTCAGGCCCAACGACGGGCGAAACTGCGCCATCTCGACTTGGGCACACCCCCAGCATTCGAGCGTGATGACGGTAATTCACATTGAGGTTGCAACATGTCAGTAGCATCAGGGTACGTACACATCTCACTGCGCAACGCGCAGAACCGGACCGGCGCAGCGCGACAGAGCGCCATGGGGGAGTTCCCCCGCCAGTACGGTGCGCAGGCGTACGCACCGCAGCAGTACGGAGCCCAGGGGTTTGGGCCGCAAGCGGCCCGCCTGCAGGCCGTTTCCTCCGCCAACGAGGCGTCGCCCATGACGGCACCCACCGCCGTCGTTACGCCCAACGGGATTCCGGGTCCCCAGTCCGTCAGCAACGACACCGTTGCCCGCGGCTTTGTTATTTACGTGGGCCTCGACGAGGGTACAGCCGCCGCCAACGGTACGTCGCTGACGAAACTCGCCCAAGAGGTTCGGGCCTACATCCAGACGCTGTGCCCCGGGGCTCAGAGCCACGCAGCAGTAGCCCTGGCGCCGGCCGATGCGGCCGGAACCGATATCGACGTCGTCCGCCAAGCCCTGGGTGATCCCACGGTGCATCGCCGTCCCCGTGCGGAAGCTGCCCAGCCGGTCCCGGCGCAGACCGCGACCCGTCCCTCCGGAGTCCTGATTGACCTCTCCCGCCGGGAAGTGCACCTGGACGGCGACACGTTGAACCTCACGTTCAAGGAATTTGAGCTCTTGAACTACCTGGTCGAAAACGCCACCCGCACCGTTGGCCGTGAAGAACTGCTGGCCGGGCTGTGGCGCAATGCCGAGGAAGTACCGAACGAGCGCACCATCGATGTCCACATCCGGCGGCTCCGTTCCAAGCTGGGCCGGCTGGCCAACACGGTACGGACGGTCCGCGGACAGGGCTACCGCTTCTATGAGCACCCCGAGGTTGTCGTCTGGGCGGCCCCTGAATACAGCATCTGATGCTGGGGCGGTGCCGGGGCTGGATATCCCGCCCCGGCACCGCCGATAGACTGGGCCAATGAGCGGCCACCACCTGAAAAAGTTGATGCTCCTGCGGCACGCGAAGGCGGACTGGCCCCGGGACGTCTCCGACCACGAACGCCCCCTGTCCGGCAGGGGACACCGCGATGCCCCGCTGGCCGGACGCTGGATGGTGGAACACGGCTCCATTCCGGACTTCATCCTCTGCTCTTCAGCGCTGCGGACGCGGCAAACCTGCACCTGGATCTGCGAGGAACTCGGAGACAAGGGCCCAACGCCCAAACTGGAAGACGGGCTCTACAGCGCCCCGGCCACACGGATCCTCAGCATCATCAACAACGTGCCGGAGACCGTGACCAGCCTGCTGGTCATCTCGCACCTGCCCGGCGTGCAGGATTTGGCCATGCGGCTGGCCTCGGTTGACTCCAATGAAGACGCCGTCATGGAGATGGCGACGCGTTATCCGACGTCCGGCTTGACCGTGATGGAAACGGACAAGCCATGGGCCGAACTCGACGGACGCGACGCCAAGGTGACGGACTTCGTGGTCCGCAGGGCATAGCAGCCCGGACTACACCGCGATTTCCGGCTGCAGCGTTTTCAGCGTCCACATCTTGTGCTTCCGCGCCGCCAGGGTGGACAGCACGATTCCCAGCACGGTGTAGCCTGCCAGCCCGAGAGCAACGACGCCTGCCTGGCCCGGGTCGCTGCCGTACAGCAGCTGCCGCAGTCCGGTGACCACATGTCCCATGGGCAGGATCTGATGCGCGAAATGCAGCGGGGTGGGAATGGTCTCCCAGGGGAAAGTTCCGCCCGAGGAAACCAATTGGAGCACCAGCAGGACCAGGACCACAAACTTCCCCACCGATCCGAGCAGCGCCACAATGCCCTGAATCAGGGCCGAGAATGCTGCAGCGGCGAGCAGCAGCAAGCCCCAGGCGAGCACCGGGTGGGCGGGGGAGAGTCCCAGTCCGAAGCGGACCACGGCATACAGCACGGTGGATTGCGCGACGGCGACGGCCAGGAACGGAAGCCAGCCGCCCAGGGCGATCTTGAAGGCAGGCGCATTGGAGGCCAGTGCACGCCGGCTGATCGGGCGCATCGCCTGAACGAGCATGAAGACGCCGACCCACAGCGCCAAAACAAGGAAGAACGGGGCAATGCCGGCGCCGTAGCTGGCCGCTTCGTTCTGCGCGACAGTGTTGACGCTGACCGGATCGGCGATGACGCGTGCAGCATTGGCACGCTGCTGGTCGTCGGGGTTCGGAACGCTGCCGGCGCCATCCGTGAGTCCGGAAGACAGTTCCGCGGAACCGCCGGCGAGGGTGGACAGCCCGTTGCGAAGGGCGGCGGCCCCTTCGGCCGCCGAATCTGCGCCGGCGGAGACCTGGCCGGTTCCGGCGAGGGCATCCTGCTGGCCGGCCGCCAGCTCCGCAGAACCGGTGGACAGCGACGCCGTGCCCTCCGCCAGGGCGCCCGCTCCGGCAGCGGCATCGGAGATACCCCCGGTCAGGGACGGAATGCCGGCAGCAAGCTGCCCTGCGCCGTCGGCCACTTGGCGGGAACCGTCCGCCAATGCCTGCGTGGAGGCTGCGGCCGCCTCAAGCTGTGCGGCGATGTCAGGGGACGACGTGCTGCCGCCTTCCGCGGCGGCGGCAAGCACCTGATCAGCTTGATCCTGGGTGAGGACCCCACTGGTCACGAGTTCCGCAGTGGAGGCCTGAAGCCGGGCGGCAGCGGCGTCCTGAGCTGCTTTCACTCCGGCAACGGCGCTCCGGAATTCAGAGTTGAGGGCGGCATTTCCGGCCGCAACCTGTTCGGCTCCGGTGGCCAGCGTTTGTGTCTGATCCGGGAGGACGGCTGCACCGGCGTTCAGCTGGGACAGGCCGGCCGACAGCTTGCCGGCGCCGGTGTTAAGATCAGCGGCGCCCGCGGCGAGGGATTGTGAGCCTGTGACGAGCTGCTGCTGTCCGGCGTACAGCTCCGCCGTTCCGCTGCGCAGCGTTTCCAGGCCTGTCGCCAGATCCGTGGCTCCGGTCTCGGCCTGCGCCGATCCCGCGGCCACTTCCGCTGCACCGTTAGCGGCGTCCTGAAGCTGGGTGTGGATGGTGCTGAAGCCCGTCAGCAGCTGATTGGCGGTTTCCTCGCCGACTTCGGCTGCCACGGTGTCGTGGATGGAGCCGGTGAGCTTGTCCACGATGCTGCCAAGCAGATAATTGTTGGCGTCGTTGGTGGTGACGTTCAGGATCCCCTGGCGAGCGGCGTCAAAGTCCGACGGCGACGCCAGGGAAGCGGAGAAGTCTGCCGGAATCTTCAGGGCGAAGGAATAGGTGCCATCGGCCACGCCTGCATCCGCAGCATCAGAGTCCTCCACCTGCTCCCAGTTAAAGGTGCCGTCCTCGAGCAGGGATTCGGCAACGGTGTTTCCCACCTCCAGCAGCTTGCCGTCGTCGGTCTGGGCGCCCTCGTCCTCCATCACCAGGGCGGCGGAAACACCGTCGAGGTTTCCATAGGGGTCCCAGTTTGCGTAGAGATACACCGCGCCGTAGAGCAGCGGAACCAGCGTGAGGGCAATGAGGGCCAGCTTGGGAAGCAAGCCCCCGGTCATTCGCTTGAGCTCGGAGAGAGCCAGTCGCAGCGTGGTCACGCGGTTACTTCCGTTTCTGCTGAGTCTGGGGTCGCCGTAAGGGATGCGTCGGCGGGTGCCGGGACGCCGGATTCGTCTGCTGATTCCAAGGGCGGGGCTGCCGGCGCGGCAGCGTTTCCCTCCTGCGCCGCCGGCCCGCTCCACCATGCAGGAAGCTGTGCGACGACGGCGACCACGGCAAGGTCCCGGGCTCCTGAGTTCTGTTCGGTGCGGTTCCTTCCCGCCCGGTTACGCCCGGCACGGGTTCGCCCGGCACGGGCTCGCTCGGCCTCAGCGGGGGCCTCAGCGGCGGCTGCCACGGCATCCTTGAGGGCTGGAAGCCACGCACCGGGGTCCCCCTGATGCCGGTCCGGCGAATCCAGGACCAGGAGATCGATCCGGGAATCCGCGAGCGCCAGGGCGGTCAGCAGCCGGATCCGCTCGTACGCGGGCACCTGCTCAATCCACAGATCGCCGGAACTGCCGAAGCCCATGGCCTCGAGCCAACGGGCAGGGGAAGCTTTGGGTCGTTCCGCCCGGGGAATCAGGGCCAGATCTTCGGCCACCAGATCCTTTACCCGCAGATGAAGTTCCGGTTCATTGACCTCGGGGGAGTCCACCAGGGCGCTGCGGCGGCGCAGGAGTCCCGGATGGCTGTCCCCGTTCCAGTGGAGTGAACCGCTGGTGGGCTTCATCCGGCCGCTGAGCGTCAGTGCCAAGGAGGTTCGGGCGGAGGCACCGTCTGCTTGGACCAGCAGTATGTCCCCGGGCTCCGCCACCAGGGACGTGGGGGCATGGAGGGCACTGTGACGGCCCTGAACATAAAGGTTTTCTGCGGTCAGCATGATGCGGCTTCTGGTTCGTCGGAACCGCGGCGGTGGCCGGACGGCTACCGAACATCCTAATGAAACTGACCAGTCAGTACAAACGACCCCGGGCGGCAGGGTTGATCGCTGCTAGAGACCGTACTTCTCCAGCAGCCGCAGCCAGATTTC
Proteins encoded:
- a CDS encoding YhgE/Pip family protein — translated: MTTLRLALSELKRMTGGLLPKLALIALTLVPLLYGAVYLYANWDPYGNLDGVSAALVMEDEGAQTDDGKLLEVGNTVAESLLEDGTFNWEQVEDSDAADAGVADGTYSFALKIPADFSASLASPSDFDAARQGILNVTTNDANNYLLGSIVDKLTGSIHDTVAAEVGEETANQLLTGFSTIHTQLQDAANGAAEVAAGSAQAETGATDLATGLETLRSGTAELYAGQQQLVTGSQSLAAGAADLNTGAGKLSAGLSQLNAGAAVLPDQTQTLATGAEQVAAGNAALNSEFRSAVAGVKAAQDAAAARLQASTAELVTSGVLTQDQADQVLAAAAEGGSTSSPDIAAQLEAAAASTQALADGSRQVADGAGQLAAGIPSLTGGISDAAAGAGALAEGTASLSTGSAELAAGQQDALAGTGQVSAGADSAAEGAAALRNGLSTLAGGSAELSSGLTDGAGSVPNPDDQQRANAARVIADPVSVNTVAQNEAASYGAGIAPFFLVLALWVGVFMLVQAMRPISRRALASNAPAFKIALGGWLPFLAVAVAQSTVLYAVVRFGLGLSPAHPVLAWGLLLLAAAAFSALIQGIVALLGSVGKFVVLVLLVLQLVSSGGTFPWETIPTPLHFAHQILPMGHVVTGLRQLLYGSDPGQAGVVALGLAGYTVLGIVLSTLAARKHKMWTLKTLQPEIAV
- a CDS encoding ABC transporter ATP-binding protein is translated as MLTAENLYVQGRHSALHAPTSLVAEPGDILLVQADGASARTSLALTLSGRMKPTSGSLHWNGDSHPGLLRRRSALVDSPEVNEPELHLRVKDLVAEDLALIPRAERPKASPARWLEAMGFGSSGDLWIEQVPAYERIRLLTALALADSRIDLLVLDSPDRHQGDPGAWLPALKDAVAAAAEAPAEAERARAGRTRAGRNRAGRNRTEQNSGARDLAVVAVVAQLPAWWSGPAAQEGNAAAPAAPPLESADESGVPAPADASLTATPDSAETEVTA